A region from the Salidesulfovibrio onnuriiensis genome encodes:
- a CDS encoding AzlC family ABC transporter permease has product MDREEMEKVIERKQASVWLEAARRFAPLAMGYIPVGLAYGVLAQKSGLSVWNTVLMSVFVYAGSSQLIAVAMFAVGASAMSIIAATFIVNLRHLLMSAALTPYLKKWKLSELAAFSFEMTDETFALHSARFSEGDMDRRLTFCINLLAHSVWVAASFAGALAGSGIPDVEPLGMDFVLPAMFIALLAMQAKNGLHWLVAGFSGLVSVVLLQAGFEQWSVILATVLGATLGAGVMAWNNR; this is encoded by the coding sequence ATGGATAGAGAGGAAATGGAAAAAGTCATTGAACGAAAACAGGCTTCGGTCTGGCTGGAGGCGGCGCGCAGGTTCGCGCCCCTGGCCATGGGCTACATCCCGGTGGGGCTGGCCTATGGCGTGCTGGCCCAGAAGAGCGGCCTTTCCGTATGGAACACGGTGCTCATGTCCGTGTTCGTGTATGCGGGGTCCTCGCAGCTCATCGCCGTGGCCATGTTCGCGGTGGGCGCTTCGGCCATGAGCATCATTGCGGCCACCTTCATCGTCAACCTGCGGCACCTGCTCATGTCCGCGGCCCTGACGCCGTACCTGAAGAAATGGAAGCTTTCGGAACTGGCCGCGTTCTCCTTTGAGATGACCGACGAGACATTCGCCCTGCATTCCGCCCGGTTCAGCGAAGGCGACATGGACAGGCGGCTGACCTTCTGCATCAACCTGCTGGCCCATTCGGTCTGGGTGGCGGCCTCCTTTGCCGGGGCCCTGGCGGGCAGCGGCATACCGGACGTGGAGCCCCTGGGCATGGATTTCGTGCTCCCGGCCATGTTCATCGCCCTGTTGGCCATGCAGGCCAAGAACGGGCTGCACTGGCTGGTGGCCGGTTTTTCCGGGCTGGTCTCGGTGGTCCTGCTCCAGGCCGGTTTCGAGCAGTGGAGCGTGATTCTGGCGACGGTTCTCGGTGCAACCCTTGGCGCGGGAGTGATGGCGTGGAACAACAGGTAG
- a CDS encoding AzlD domain-containing protein, producing the protein MEQQVVFFIILGMCAVTYIPRVAPMLVLASRSMPESVVRWLSFVPTAVLSAMLVPAIVSPGGELALDGGNLFLWAGVPAFVLAVWTRSFFGTIALGMAIVAGARYFLM; encoded by the coding sequence GTGGAACAACAGGTAGTCTTTTTCATCATCCTGGGCATGTGCGCGGTGACCTACATTCCGCGCGTGGCCCCCATGCTGGTGCTGGCGTCGAGGTCCATGCCCGAATCCGTGGTGCGCTGGCTTTCCTTCGTGCCCACGGCCGTGCTCTCGGCCATGCTGGTCCCGGCCATTGTATCGCCGGGCGGCGAGCTGGCCCTGGACGGCGGCAACCTCTTTCTCTGGGCCGGGGTGCCCGCGTTCGTGCTGGCGGTCTGGACCCGCAGCTTTTTCGGCACCATTGCCCTGGGCATGGCCATCGTGGCCGGGGCACGGTACTTTTTGATGTAA